The nucleotide window ataaacaaaaaaaatatcgtTATCtcttaatattttgaaaaaatgtcgAAGACTTATGTTAATGAATAAATGGAAAATTCTGAAGACTGGTGTCGGAAAGAGACGTGGTCGATGCTCGAAAGAAAAATGCTCCTAAGGGGAAAGGAAGAAATGCTCGATCAGTGATTGAAAATGAGGAGGTGCGCAACTCATTTAAAGAAGAGGAAGTCACCCGGGGGGTGTGCGGGGTGTGCCACGGATTCAAAATCCGTGGCAAATCCGTGACATTCTGCCACGGATTTAGAATCCGCGGCAGAGACTGCCACAGATTCTGATTCCGTGGCAAAAGGTCACGGACTGCCACGGATTCTGAATCCGTGAGCTCtccttttttaatttttttttaaaaaaaattaagaatttggTGCAGCATTACACAGATTGTACTACTTTTATAAAACTTTTGTACTTGCAACATTTTTATaatgattttaataatttataatatttttttaaaaaaaaacccatttaATGCACCGAATAATGAATAACAATATTAATCCTGCaactaaatataataaaattgacaggttaaaaaaatataataaaattcacCATCTTGTTTGTTGAACATATataaaacttgaaatttatatttttagacCTCATGACAAAAATGATAAACCAAATCGATTATAAGAATTCCTAATTTGTTGGACATATATTTATCAaaccaaaaatttattttataaaataatatattttaacacaaaaattaataaactaTAATTTTAACTACTATAACATATATAGTTCCATCATCTTACAATTAGAAAAAATTTCACAAGCCAACAATCACATAAATTTACCAGTAATTGAAGTATGTAGTCAAGTAACACTCTCTGCAACAAGTATCCAATACAAATCCAAAGAAAACCAACGCACAAACTGAAATCTATTTTACATGGTGTAATGCTAAACGTGGCTTACAGGATGAATTTGTCAAACAGTTCAACGTGACAGAAACACGAGCAAtttcgattttcagttcagtagTCTTCCATGTGCCTGAATATTAATCGGCCGTCCAGCTTTGCTCCACAATGTCCCTTACTCGCCGATTATATTCTCGCTTGTTCTCACTGAACATTCGAGCAGCTTCAGAATTCGCAGGAGAATTGGGATTCGGATCGCATAACAATGACTGAAACAAAAACCAGGTGGGATAAGTAAAGATTGTTTTTAACAACTGATATTAATATGAGAGTGAAAAGTACAAAATGATGGAAAATTTTTAGGTGAGCCCAGACATCAGCTAATTGTGCACTACAAGGTTTATGCTATCCTGTGAGTATTGCAATTTATAGAGGATCCAATATTTCATTTGCTTTAATCATGGGTCGATGTAAAAAAAAACCTTCATGGTCTTAATATACACTCACATGGAAAGCTAAAAGCTGCGATCTACGGTCTCTAGTGATCCAGGCATGCTTCGGTAAGACTCTTTTACTTTAAAGACTTGACATGTGACAGCAATGTATGCTACTTCTACCATACACGGGGGATACAATAAGGTGCTACTGTTTCAATTGACAATTATCATTTGGACTGTTTTCACATAGGATTTGGCTGACAGCAGTAAAATTACAGAAATTATAGTACAAGTTGAAAATCACTCCAAAAAAGTTATTCCATGAAATTTATTAAAGATATTTCATGTACTTGTATCACCACCACAGGTCATAAGTTTCAATTCGATATAGCTTACTAATTTCACAAAGTTTTGATTGTGAAACAGTACGAACAACGAGAGTAGCACCACAGCACGCCTAAATATGATGGCATGACCTCAGGCAAGTTAAAAAAGGCCCACCAACAAGATTAAATTTGATTTGAGCAATGGCATCATGACAGTTTCGGTTATGTAAGAAGAACACCTCAGTTATTGCAAGTCAAATGACCATGTAATTACCAAATGTGTTTAACAAGTTCATAACATCCAAAGGGTCTATAATTTCCATGGACTTATGAAACATTTAGCCATTAGATACAATCTAACATGATTTAAGAGAAAATTTGACAAGGAAATGGCAAATATTTGCATGATAAGTTTTTTAACTTCTAGAAGATAATGAGGGCAAAGAATTATCAATTCTCATTCTATACCAAATCATTCAACCTTTTGCACATCCTTAGGTTAATAATAAACACCAATGAACACAGGTTTTAACTCTCTCAGCAATGGTTGCTCAAATTTCAAAACTTAAGTAGGGAGAAAAATGAAACCAAACACACCATTGTTTCATCATAGAGTTCGAAAAAAGATTTTTGAACTATCAACAAATTACATGTACAAACATTAACTCCTGTTATTGCATAATAAGTGCAATGTTCCTTTGATATAAAATCAAGCAACACAAAATGCCTTTCTAATTGCTACCTATCAGTAGCCTACTATCTACCTTTGGTCATTGTAGTTAGCAATCAGCACAGACTTCAGAAAAATGATGTCACGAGCATAATTCAATAAACAGAAGGTACCTGGATAGAGGTAAGTATAGCTGCAACATCATAGATGGGACTCCACTGATTTTGAAGGATGTCCAAGCATATACTTCCATCTGCATAAACTGATAAGAAAAAAAGTATAATCGCGAATTTGAGCTCAAGATTAAGCAAACAAATCAAAATCTGATCAAGGGAAGCATCTTACTATTAGGGTGGAACATCCGAGAAACAAATCGAACTGTTGGTGGTTTGTTAGGATAGTCTTCCGTGAACTGAAGTGTCAACTTGAACGTTCCTATGACAATCAAAGCATGACCATTAGTAGTTCTGTATATAATGACAATAATAAGTGCAAAAGATTTTGTGAAATTACATTTGCCAAACgagaatattaacttttatttCCTTTTCTAATTTGTTACCCATTCtttattaattcaagtgtttatttgcatgttgGCAGAATTATCAAAGGGGTTTAAGCTCAAAACACATTTAACAGGGACCACAACTTTATCAAGGAGAAGGCAGCTCTGAACTCTCAATTCGTAAAGAACAAAATGCATGAAGACCTGGAGACACTTTGAAACAAAACTATGGTCCTATAACAAATTAATAGAAGCACAATATAAACAAGCTTTAtctcaatattatttttaattgatccATCAAAAAATTCTTTTGGGAAGAATAGATTTGATTCTAGAAGAACATTCAAGCATCCTTGGCATTAGAACTAACTCTATTCTATTGAAATGTTAGCACCACCGAATTTCAGAACGAAGAATGGGGCATATCACATTACCATCGTAATCTAGTGTTGGGTGTGTTATGTCCAATGAAGATAAATTCTTTTTGATGGACCTAAAAAATTTGTCATACAGTACATATTACAAGTGTGAAAATAAACACTGCAACATTGATTTACAAGATGAGCCAATGAGAACTAGATTATGGATTAGTAATCATCCCAAATTTTTACCAGGATTTAATAAGTGGGAGCTTCTTGAATatgttttataaaaacaaacacACCAGAAAAGCAACTTAAAAATGTCACAATCAGCAACATTTTCTGCCTTTATCAGACCAAGTAAATAAACATAGGCAAACAAATGAGAAATACATCAACATTGtatgcaacaaaaaaaaatgaatttccaAAAATGTCCAATCATGAAAATGACTCACCTCCATCCCAAGGTGTGTCATCAGGACTGCAACCAcatgagaaaaagaaacaacATAATTTATCATGCAACTATACttcaaaaataatgaaataaaagttAAACTGAAAAATCCCTGCTAGCCAGTCGCTTCTGACTTGTCTTACAGCCATCGACTTTTAACTTACATTCTCAGAATTATGGCAATTAGGATTTCAAGATGCAGCAATACCAATTCTCCCTACTTTTCtctctttgttttcttcttattCTGCCGggagttttattttattatgtatacAAGGTTGTCATAAGTACTTGTAAATTGGTTTCCAAGACAAAGCTTAAGATTCACGCAGCACTCAAAATACCTCGTAAACCCCTTACTGCCATGAGATGGCAAAGCTTCACCCCTCCGGGTTTA belongs to Primulina huaijiensis isolate GDHJ02 unplaced genomic scaffold, ASM1229523v2 scaffold39465, whole genome shotgun sequence and includes:
- the LOC140969023 gene encoding ubiquitin-conjugating enzyme E2 2-like — encoded protein: MSTPARKRLMRDFKRSQQDPPAGISGAPQDNNIMLWNAVIFGPDDTPWDGGTFKLTLQFTEDYPNKPPTVRFVSRMFHPNIYADGSICLDILQNQWSPIYDVAAILTSIQSLLCDPNPNSPANSEAARMFSENKREYNRRVRDIVEQSWTAD